From Solwaraspora sp. WMMD1047, the proteins below share one genomic window:
- a CDS encoding Gfo/Idh/MocA family oxidoreductase, which yields MLRFGLFGTGHWASETHAAALAAHPGARLVGVWGRDPAKAAALADRHQVPAFDDIDALIEAADAVSVAVPPDVQAEIAVRAALAGRHLLLDKPLALTLADADRVVAAAQQSGVASIVFFTGRFHPNVAGFIAAAAAAGGGWQGARVTLFASIFQPDNPYGGSAWRRERGGLWDVGPHALAVLLPVLGPVRRVAALAGPRDTTHLLLAHDGGAASTVSLSLDAPPAAVLSDFVFFGEEGVQELPTRNGSAVDALILAIDQLLAEVDSATRDHRCDVRFGRDVVAVLAAAETARAEGRTVTVAAPG from the coding sequence GTGTTGCGGTTCGGGTTGTTCGGTACCGGCCACTGGGCGTCCGAGACGCACGCCGCCGCGCTGGCGGCGCATCCCGGTGCCCGCCTCGTCGGCGTGTGGGGGCGCGATCCGGCCAAGGCCGCCGCGCTGGCCGACCGTCATCAGGTGCCGGCCTTCGACGACATCGACGCGCTGATCGAGGCCGCCGACGCCGTCTCGGTGGCGGTGCCACCGGACGTCCAGGCCGAGATCGCGGTTCGGGCCGCGCTGGCCGGCCGGCACCTGCTGCTGGACAAGCCGCTGGCGCTGACCCTGGCCGACGCCGATCGGGTGGTCGCCGCGGCCCAGCAGTCGGGAGTCGCCTCGATCGTCTTCTTCACCGGCCGGTTCCATCCGAACGTGGCCGGCTTCATCGCCGCCGCCGCGGCGGCCGGCGGCGGCTGGCAGGGCGCCCGGGTGACCCTGTTCGCGTCGATCTTCCAGCCCGACAACCCGTACGGCGGCTCGGCGTGGCGGCGCGAACGCGGCGGGCTCTGGGACGTCGGCCCGCACGCCCTGGCGGTGCTGCTGCCGGTGCTCGGCCCGGTCCGCCGGGTGGCCGCCCTGGCTGGCCCCCGGGACACCACCCATCTGCTGCTGGCGCACGACGGCGGCGCCGCGAGCACCGTCTCGCTGAGCCTGGACGCCCCACCGGCGGCGGTCCTCTCCGACTTCGTCTTCTTCGGTGAGGAGGGGGTGCAGGAGCTGCCGACCCGCAACGGCAGCGCGGTGGACGCCCTCATCCTCGCCATCGATCAGCTGCTGGCCGAGGTCGACTCGGCCACCCGGGACCACCGCTGCGACGTCCGGTTCGGCCGGGACGTGGTGGCGGTGCTCGCCGCCGCCGAGACCGCCCGGGCGGAGGGCCGCACCGTCACCGTCGCCGCCCCCGGGTAG
- a CDS encoding YibE/F family protein — translation MGGTHGHGHAPGHGHAPGQRVPGAVPERARRLIVAVLLPLMLLTAAGLVLLWPTERPSASDPNEALRRGGTVTELRPAGCGQRAAPRCDTALVRLDDGPAGAAAVPARIPAGPGAPQLRIGDRIVVVETAEADGGTGYAVLDHQRGRPLLVLVLAVALAVIGFARWRGLAALAGLAVSFAVLLLFVLPAIGTGEPPLLVAVVGSAAIMFAVLYLTHGVSAQTSVAVLGTLASLVLTGVLGAVSIAATRLTGFGSEEASRLAVQLGEVDVRGLLLAGVIIGTLGVLDDVTVTQTAIVTELAAADPGLSRRGLYRAASRIGRAHIAATVNTIVLAYAGATLPLLLLVSVSGLSVGTTLTSEFIAQEVVRTAVGTLGLVAAVPLTTGLAALVTAPGAANGATRGRRR, via the coding sequence ATGGGCGGCACGCACGGGCACGGGCACGCGCCTGGGCACGGGCACGCGCCTGGGCAGCGCGTTCCCGGGGCGGTGCCGGAGCGGGCCCGGCGGCTGATCGTCGCCGTGCTGCTGCCGTTGATGCTGCTCACCGCGGCCGGTCTGGTGCTGCTCTGGCCCACCGAGCGCCCGTCGGCCAGCGATCCGAACGAGGCACTGCGGCGCGGTGGCACGGTCACCGAGCTGCGGCCGGCCGGGTGCGGGCAGCGCGCCGCGCCGCGCTGCGACACCGCGCTGGTCCGGCTCGACGACGGACCGGCCGGCGCCGCGGCCGTACCGGCCCGGATCCCGGCCGGGCCGGGCGCCCCGCAGCTGCGGATCGGCGACCGGATCGTGGTGGTCGAGACGGCCGAGGCGGACGGCGGCACCGGCTACGCGGTGCTGGACCATCAACGGGGCCGGCCGTTGCTGGTCCTGGTGCTGGCGGTGGCGCTCGCGGTGATCGGATTCGCCCGCTGGCGCGGGCTGGCGGCGCTGGCCGGCCTGGCGGTGAGCTTCGCCGTACTGCTGCTCTTCGTGCTGCCGGCGATCGGCACCGGCGAGCCGCCGCTGCTGGTCGCGGTCGTCGGCTCGGCGGCGATCATGTTCGCGGTGCTCTACCTGACCCACGGGGTCAGCGCCCAGACCTCGGTGGCCGTGCTCGGCACCCTCGCCAGTCTGGTGCTCACCGGGGTGCTCGGCGCGGTGAGCATCGCCGCCACCCGGCTGACCGGCTTCGGCAGCGAGGAGGCCAGCCGGCTCGCCGTCCAGCTCGGCGAGGTCGACGTACGCGGACTGCTGTTGGCCGGCGTCATCATCGGCACCCTGGGCGTGCTCGACGACGTGACCGTCACCCAGACCGCGATCGTCACCGAGCTGGCCGCCGCCGATCCGGGCCTGTCCCGACGGGGTCTCTACCGGGCCGCCAGCCGGATCGGCCGAGCGCACATCGCCGCCACCGTCAACACCATCGTGCTCGCGTACGCCGGGGCGACGCTGCCGCTGCTGCTGTTGGTCTCGGTCAGCGGTCTCTCCGTCGGGACGACCCTGACCAGCGAGTTCATCGCCCAGGAGGTGGTTCGGACCGCGGTCGGCACGCTCGGCCTGGTGGCCGCGGTGCCGCTCACCACCGGCCTCGCCGCCCTGGTGACGGCCCCCGGCGCCGCCAATGGCGCTACCCGGGGGCGGCGACGGTGA
- a CDS encoding sensor histidine kinase → MTRGVVGRHLVAVARAVALVGLAVGSALSLALHALLFLPGFGLGMVFLLPDPIEAARPLPNLARRLAARWSGVVVGRPYRPRPAPPRPGPDGRYQHGNQLYRRPGAPALLARLDWVLGDIATHRDLAWLLLNPVIGGLLAGSAPALIVAGAWLTVSRAGQDWWAVPTGAAGVLAGFAAAPALVRLHGRWTRLLLRAPVDRAGMTGLKNWLAGRLLAMLRLLCLLGLTLVAVPMAVLTVIGIGLGYGLGLVVVLPPLIEHFRWLANLRRQLAGAWSGVDVPAPYLPRPELPEPRPDGLYQVGRHLYRTPRWTRYNQRLRWLTRDPATWRETLWLVTDPLVGGLLLLIPPVLTWYGYWGLVLPRLWQLLGAREATGWRVALTGVDAPALPVGWAVPVGLGLVVGGFAMMAVGLALAPAVLRWHGRWTRVLLAPTERARLAQRVRQLAESRADATEAQANELRRIERDLHDGAQARLVALGLTLGTIEQLLDRDPAAARELLAQARDGSVRALAELRDLVRGIHPPVLAERGLGDAVRALALDLPVPVDVAADLPGRLPEPIETAAWFGVSELLANAVKHARANRISVDLRHTGGRLRITVRDDGRGGADPAAGSGLRGVRRRLGTFDGTVLVASPAGGPTSVTLEIPCASSSPKTSTC, encoded by the coding sequence ATGACGAGAGGCGTGGTCGGGCGGCATCTGGTCGCCGTCGCCCGGGCGGTGGCGCTGGTCGGGCTCGCGGTCGGCTCGGCGCTCTCCCTCGCGCTGCACGCGCTGCTGTTCCTGCCCGGATTCGGGCTCGGGATGGTGTTCCTGCTGCCGGACCCGATCGAGGCGGCCCGACCACTGCCGAACCTGGCCCGCCGGCTCGCCGCCCGGTGGTCCGGGGTGGTCGTCGGCCGGCCCTACCGGCCCCGGCCGGCCCCGCCGCGCCCCGGACCGGACGGCCGCTACCAGCACGGCAACCAGCTCTACCGGCGGCCGGGGGCGCCCGCCCTGCTGGCCCGGCTGGACTGGGTGCTGGGCGACATCGCCACCCACCGCGACCTGGCCTGGCTGCTGCTCAACCCGGTGATCGGCGGGCTCCTCGCCGGCTCCGCGCCGGCCCTGATCGTCGCCGGTGCCTGGCTGACGGTCAGCCGCGCCGGGCAGGACTGGTGGGCGGTGCCGACGGGGGCGGCCGGCGTGCTGGCCGGGTTCGCCGCGGCCCCGGCGCTGGTCCGGCTGCACGGCCGCTGGACCCGCCTGCTGCTGCGGGCACCGGTGGACCGGGCCGGGATGACCGGACTCAAGAATTGGCTGGCCGGCCGGCTGCTGGCCATGCTGCGACTGCTCTGCCTGCTCGGGCTCACCCTGGTCGCGGTGCCGATGGCGGTGCTGACCGTGATCGGGATCGGACTGGGGTACGGCCTCGGTCTCGTCGTCGTGCTTCCGCCGCTGATCGAACACTTCCGCTGGCTGGCGAACCTGCGCCGGCAGCTCGCCGGGGCCTGGTCCGGCGTTGACGTGCCGGCGCCGTACCTGCCCCGGCCGGAGCTGCCCGAGCCCCGCCCGGACGGGCTCTACCAGGTCGGCCGGCACCTGTACCGGACCCCGAGGTGGACCCGCTACAACCAGCGGCTGCGCTGGCTCACCCGCGACCCGGCGACCTGGCGGGAGACCCTCTGGCTGGTGACCGACCCGCTGGTCGGCGGGCTGCTGCTGCTCATCCCGCCGGTCCTGACCTGGTACGGCTACTGGGGGCTGGTGCTGCCCCGGCTGTGGCAGCTGCTCGGCGCCCGCGAGGCGACCGGCTGGCGGGTGGCGCTCACCGGGGTCGACGCGCCCGCCCTGCCGGTCGGCTGGGCCGTCCCGGTCGGGCTGGGGCTGGTCGTCGGAGGGTTCGCGATGATGGCGGTCGGCCTGGCGCTGGCACCCGCCGTGCTGCGCTGGCACGGCCGGTGGACCCGGGTACTGCTCGCCCCGACCGAGCGGGCCCGGCTCGCCCAGCGGGTCCGGCAGCTCGCCGAGAGCCGGGCGGACGCCACCGAGGCACAGGCCAACGAGCTGCGCCGGATCGAGCGGGACCTGCACGACGGCGCGCAGGCCCGGCTGGTGGCACTCGGGCTCACCCTGGGCACCATCGAGCAGCTGCTCGACCGCGACCCGGCCGCCGCCCGGGAGCTGTTGGCGCAGGCCCGGGACGGCTCGGTCCGCGCCCTGGCCGAGCTGCGCGACCTGGTCCGGGGCATCCACCCACCGGTGCTGGCCGAGCGGGGCCTCGGCGACGCGGTACGGGCGCTGGCGCTGGACCTGCCGGTGCCGGTCGACGTCGCCGCCGACCTGCCCGGCCGGCTCCCCGAACCGATCGAGACGGCGGCCTGGTTCGGGGTCAGCGAACTGCTCGCCAACGCCGTGAAGCACGCCCGGGCCAACCGGATATCGGTCGATCTGCGGCACACCGGCGGCCGGCTGCGGATCACCGTACGCGATGACGGCCGGGGTGGCGCGGACCCGGCGGCCGGCAGCGGCCTGCGCGGGGTGCGACGCCGGCTCGGTACATTCGACGGCACCGTGCTGGTGGCCAGCCCGGCCGGCGGCCCCACCAGCGTGACCCTGGAGATCCCATGCGCGTCGTCCTCGCCGAAGACCTCTACCTGCTGA
- a CDS encoding response regulator transcription factor, with protein MRVVLAEDLYLLRDGLARLLTAHGFDVVAAVATGPELREALTGLRPDVAVVDVRLPPTQTDEGLQAALAARRELPGLPVLVLSQHVEQLYARELLADGTGGIGYLLKDRVFNGDQFIDAVRRVAAGGTAMDPEVIARLLARPGRGEPLGRLTPREREVLELMAEGRSNSAIGQRLFLSESAVGKHTASIFTKLELAPSDDDNRRVLAVLAYLDGR; from the coding sequence ATGCGCGTCGTCCTCGCCGAAGACCTCTACCTGCTGAGGGACGGGCTGGCCCGGCTGTTGACCGCGCACGGCTTCGACGTGGTGGCGGCCGTGGCGACCGGGCCGGAGCTGCGCGAGGCGCTGACCGGGCTGCGGCCGGACGTGGCGGTGGTCGACGTGCGGCTGCCGCCCACCCAGACCGATGAGGGCCTGCAGGCGGCGCTGGCGGCCCGCCGGGAGCTGCCCGGCCTGCCGGTGCTGGTGCTCTCCCAGCATGTCGAGCAGCTCTACGCCCGGGAGCTGCTGGCCGACGGCACCGGCGGGATCGGCTACCTGCTCAAGGACCGGGTCTTCAACGGCGACCAGTTCATCGACGCGGTCCGGCGGGTGGCGGCCGGCGGGACCGCGATGGACCCGGAGGTGATCGCCCGGCTGCTGGCCCGGCCGGGCCGGGGCGAACCGCTCGGCCGGCTCACCCCGCGCGAACGGGAGGTGCTGGAGCTGATGGCCGAGGGGCGGTCCAACAGCGCGATCGGGCAGCGGCTCTTCCTCAGCGAGAGCGCGGTGGGCAAGCACACCGCGAGCATCTTCACCAAGCTGGAGCTGGCGCCGTCGGACGACGACAACCGGCGGGTGCTGGCGGTGCTGGCGTACCTGGACGGCCGCTGA
- a CDS encoding DUF2795 domain-containing protein: protein MTVDPIPSWEALNGLDYPVSKEDLIRRAQELGASTETLQSLRSLPVERFDSPAAVGEALGGLG, encoded by the coding sequence ATGACCGTTGACCCGATTCCGTCGTGGGAGGCCCTGAACGGGCTCGACTACCCGGTTTCCAAGGAGGATCTGATCCGGCGGGCGCAGGAGCTCGGCGCCAGCACCGAAACCCTGCAGTCGCTGCGTTCGCTGCCGGTGGAGCGGTTCGATTCGCCGGCCGCCGTCGGCGAGGCCCTCGGCGGCCTCGGCTGA
- a CDS encoding erythromycin esterase family protein: protein MLVHRFGGPGDFDPLLERVADARVVLLGEASHGSYDYYRLREQLTRRLIAECGFSFVAVEGDWPDCERVNRSVTLAPGGDPDPQVALERFERWPTWMWSNAEVSRFCQWLRAWNSERPEPGRVGFHGLDIYSLWESMQAIFDYLGEEDPGSLEAAQEAYRCFEPYGRQVEEYGIASRFVSARCEDEVVTLLARTRERAAAAGSGGADASDRFAAWQNAEVIARAERYYRAMVGGGPESWNIRDTHMTDTLDRLLDRYGPLSRGVVWAHNTHVGDARATDMAGAGLVNIGQLARERYGADGAVLVGFGSYQGRVVAAPRWGAPAEVMTVPPARPGTLEDRLHTMLPERAVLILSHGDRPDWFTAEADHRAIGVVYDPSFEQWGNYVPTRFGERYDAFVWCDRTSALHPLPADVTPGEMETYPAGV, encoded by the coding sequence ATGCTGGTTCACCGGTTCGGCGGTCCGGGCGACTTCGATCCGCTGCTGGAGCGCGTCGCGGACGCCCGGGTGGTGCTGCTCGGCGAGGCCAGTCACGGCAGCTACGACTACTACCGGCTGCGTGAGCAGCTGACCCGGCGGTTGATCGCCGAGTGCGGGTTCTCGTTCGTCGCGGTCGAGGGGGACTGGCCGGACTGTGAACGGGTGAACCGGTCGGTGACCCTCGCGCCGGGTGGCGACCCGGACCCGCAGGTGGCGCTCGAGCGGTTCGAGCGGTGGCCGACCTGGATGTGGTCCAACGCCGAGGTGTCCCGGTTCTGTCAGTGGCTGCGGGCCTGGAACTCCGAGCGGCCGGAGCCGGGTCGGGTCGGCTTCCACGGCCTGGACATCTACAGCCTCTGGGAGTCGATGCAGGCGATCTTCGACTACCTCGGCGAGGAGGACCCGGGTTCGCTGGAGGCCGCCCAGGAGGCATACCGCTGCTTCGAGCCGTACGGCCGGCAGGTCGAGGAGTACGGCATCGCCAGTCGGTTCGTCTCGGCCCGCTGCGAGGACGAGGTGGTGACGTTGCTGGCCCGCACCCGCGAGCGGGCCGCGGCCGCCGGGTCCGGCGGGGCCGACGCGTCCGACCGCTTCGCGGCCTGGCAGAACGCGGAGGTGATCGCCCGGGCCGAGCGGTACTACCGGGCGATGGTCGGTGGCGGACCGGAGTCCTGGAACATCCGGGACACCCACATGACCGACACCCTGGACCGGCTGCTCGACCGGTACGGCCCGCTGTCCCGCGGCGTGGTCTGGGCGCACAACACCCACGTCGGCGACGCCCGGGCCACCGACATGGCCGGCGCCGGGCTGGTCAACATCGGCCAACTGGCCCGCGAGCGGTACGGCGCCGACGGAGCGGTGCTGGTGGGCTTCGGCAGCTACCAGGGGCGGGTGGTCGCCGCGCCGAGGTGGGGGGCGCCGGCCGAGGTGATGACCGTGCCACCGGCCCGGCCGGGCACGCTCGAAGATCGGCTGCACACGATGCTGCCGGAGCGGGCGGTGCTGATCCTGTCGCACGGCGACCGCCCGGACTGGTTCACCGCCGAGGCGGACCACCGGGCCATCGGGGTGGTGTACGACCCGTCGTTCGAGCAGTGGGGCAACTACGTCCCGACCCGCTTCGGGGAGCGCTACGACGCCTTCGTGTGGTGTGACCGGACCAGCGCGCTGCATCCGCTGCCGGCCGATGTCACGCCGGGCGAGATGGAGACCTACCCGGCGGGCGTCTGA
- a CDS encoding ATP-binding protein: MVQGPTPGVPDPTRGAAPRVAEDQRCLLETRFAEGEVTGLRRQVGEHAAAAGLDAGPADDFVLAVNEAMSNAVRHGGGGGVMRVWRNGELIAEISDEGPGFDVEARTSWAVPPRPSPTGGLGLWLASQVCDTMSIESGPDGTVVRVSARLPGR; this comes from the coding sequence ATGGTGCAGGGTCCCACGCCTGGCGTACCGGATCCCACCCGCGGCGCGGCGCCTCGGGTCGCCGAGGACCAGCGCTGCCTGCTGGAGACCCGCTTCGCCGAGGGTGAGGTCACCGGCCTGCGGCGTCAGGTCGGCGAGCACGCCGCGGCGGCCGGACTGGACGCCGGGCCGGCCGACGACTTCGTGCTCGCCGTCAACGAGGCGATGAGCAACGCCGTCCGGCACGGCGGCGGTGGTGGCGTGATGCGGGTGTGGCGCAACGGGGAGCTGATCGCGGAGATCAGCGACGAGGGCCCCGGGTTCGACGTCGAGGCGCGGACCTCCTGGGCCGTCCCGCCCCGCCCGTCGCCGACCGGCGGCCTCGGTCTCTGGCTGGCGAGCCAGGTCTGCGACACGATGTCGATCGAGAGCGGCCCGGACGGCACCGTGGTCCGGGTGAGCGCCCGGCTGCCCGGCCGGTAG
- a CDS encoding PHB depolymerase family esterase, with amino-acid sequence MNRALGGVAAAAMVAAAWLLVATPPPASAATLTEVTGFGTNPSNLRMHLYVPDNVAPRPAVVLAIHYCTGSGPAFYSGTEFASLADRHGFIVIYPSATRSGSCFDVSSPQALRRDGGSDPVGLISMVRYVLQRNNGDPNRVYVTGASSGAMMTNVMLGNYPDVFKAGAAFSGVPFACFATTDGSAWNSACANGQLSRTPQEWGNLVRGAYPGYTGARPRMQIWHGTNDDILRYPNFNEQIKQWTNVHGLSQTPTSTDTPQSGWTRTRYGNSGATAPVEAISLQGVGHNLPGGGMAALAIAFFGMNSGPTPSTTPTGPSPSPTTPGPTPTVSPTPTPTPTPTPPVGAGCRVGYTVNAWNTGLTASVTITNTGTTAVNGWTLAFSLPAGQTITSGWNASYSPNSGQVTARNASYNGTIAPNASTNIGFQATHTGNSGRPSSFTLNGAACTVA; translated from the coding sequence ATGAACAGGGCGCTCGGCGGCGTGGCGGCGGCCGCGATGGTGGCGGCCGCCTGGCTGCTGGTGGCCACCCCGCCGCCCGCGTCGGCGGCCACCCTGACCGAGGTGACCGGCTTCGGCACCAACCCGAGCAATCTCCGGATGCACCTCTACGTCCCGGACAACGTGGCACCCCGGCCGGCGGTCGTGCTGGCGATCCACTACTGCACCGGCTCCGGCCCGGCCTTCTACTCGGGCACCGAGTTCGCCTCGCTGGCCGACCGGCACGGCTTCATCGTCATCTACCCGTCCGCCACCCGGTCCGGCTCCTGCTTCGACGTCTCCTCGCCGCAGGCCCTGCGCCGCGACGGCGGCAGCGACCCGGTCGGGCTGATCTCGATGGTCCGGTACGTCCTGCAGCGCAACAACGGCGACCCGAACCGGGTCTACGTCACCGGTGCCTCCTCCGGCGCGATGATGACGAACGTCATGCTCGGCAACTACCCCGACGTCTTCAAGGCCGGCGCGGCCTTCTCGGGCGTACCGTTCGCCTGCTTCGCCACCACCGACGGCTCCGCCTGGAACAGCGCCTGCGCCAACGGCCAGCTCAGCCGCACCCCGCAGGAGTGGGGCAACCTGGTGCGCGGGGCCTACCCCGGCTACACCGGCGCCCGACCCCGGATGCAGATCTGGCACGGCACCAACGACGACATCCTGCGCTACCCGAACTTCAACGAGCAGATCAAGCAGTGGACGAACGTGCACGGGCTCAGCCAGACCCCCACCTCCACCGACACTCCGCAGTCGGGCTGGACCCGGACCCGGTACGGCAACAGCGGCGCCACCGCGCCGGTCGAGGCGATCAGCCTGCAGGGCGTCGGGCACAACCTGCCCGGCGGCGGGATGGCGGCGCTGGCCATCGCGTTCTTCGGCATGAACAGCGGCCCGACGCCGAGCACCACCCCGACCGGTCCGTCCCCGTCGCCGACCACCCCCGGCCCGACGCCCACCGTCAGCCCCACGCCGACCCCCACACCGACTCCCACGCCGCCGGTCGGGGCCGGGTGCCGGGTCGGCTACACCGTCAACGCCTGGAACACCGGCCTGACCGCGTCCGTCACCATCACCAACACCGGCACCACGGCGGTCAACGGCTGGACGCTGGCCTTCAGCCTGCCGGCCGGACAGACCATCACGTCGGGCTGGAACGCCTCGTACTCGCCGAACAGCGGCCAGGTCACCGCCCGCAACGCCAGCTACAACGGCACCATCGCCCCGAACGCCTCGACGAACATCGGCTTCCAGGCCACCCACACCGGCAACTCCGGCCGGCCGTCCTCCTTCACCCTCAACGGCGCCGCCTGCACCGTCGCCTGA